The sequence CAGGCTGTAGATGATGGGATTCAACAATGGAGGAACAACACTATATAGGACAGATGACACACGGACAACGATGAAGGAATCTCGAGAAATAGGTCCATTGTAGTTAAACATAGCAGTTATGTAGAAAACAGTAACAACTATGAGATGTGAGGAACATGTGGAGAAGACCTTCTGTCTTCCTTCTGAAGAACGTATTTTtaggataatgatgatgatccGTATGTAAGAATTCATGACAAGTAGAAAAGGAGACATTCCTAGAAATACGGTGATCACATGTAACAACACTTGGCTGCTCTGGATGTCACTACAAGCTGCTTCCAACATCGGAGGGACATCACAGAAGAAATGGTTGATGTGATGATCTTCACAGAAGGTCAGTCTTAAGGTCACTAAAGTAAGGAATACGGCATTTAACAACCCGAAGACCAAACACCCGGACACAAAACCTGAACAAAAATTCTTATTCATAACTATATGATAATGAAGGGGGTTAGATATGGCTACATATCGGTCATAAGCCATGGTAGCCAGAAGAAGACTTTCAGATCCTCCAAAAGAGACAAAGAAATAGAGCTGTGTGAAACATCTATGGAAGGATATCCTCCTGTTCCCGGTGATGGAGTTGATCAGCATAGCCGGGAGGGTGACCGTAGAGTAACAGACGTCTAATAATGATAGACAACTCAAGAAGAAATACATGGGCGTCTTAAGGTGGATGTCCACCTGGATGATGGTAAACACTGAAAAATTCCCAATAATGGTCATCGTGTAGGTAACTGCAATTAAGAGTGAGAATATAGCCTTTCCTTGAGAAAATCCTAGGAGGATAAAATCATCCAAAGAATTATTACTCTGAGCCGTCATCCGGTCAGTCATCTCAacactatggaaaaaaaaaattttatttgttgGTTAGAAATAATATAAAACCTAGATAGTTTGAGGAGAAGTTGGGTCTTTGTGATGGCTTCTCCAGGGGAATGTTTGCCCAGTGTAATTGTTTGAAATGGTTTGGCCCACAAGTAGCCAAGTTGGGGTTATCAATATGGATAAATCTCTTATTCCTTTATACCACAAAGTGACAATGTAGAATTTGACAGCCAGACATTTAgatcaagattacttaaaaacaTGACATCCTGTTAGGTGCGATGTGTGTAGTTTCGGATTAATAGAGCAGTTGTTGGTATATTATATTGTACTTCTAAGTGaggtatgtataaaaaaaaaaggggtaagaACTGTAATATACACTTACCCTTCCCACACTGCAACTTTTTACTCTTCGAGT is a genomic window of Hyla sarda isolate aHylSar1 chromosome 10, aHylSar1.hap1, whole genome shotgun sequence containing:
- the LOC130293286 gene encoding olfactory receptor 5V1-like, which translates into the protein MTDRMTAQSNNSLDDFILLGFSQGKAIFSLLIAVTYTMTIIGNFSVFTIIQVDIHLKTPMYFFLSCLSLLDVCYSTVTLPAMLINSITGNRRISFHRCFTQLYFFVSFGGSESLLLATMAYDRYVAISNPLHYHIVMNKNFCSGFVSGCLVFGLLNAVFLTLVTLRLTFCEDHHINHFFCDVPPMLEAACSDIQSSQVLLHVITVFLGMSPFLLVMNSYIRIIIIILKIRSSEGRQKVFSTCSSHLIVVTVFYITAMFNYNGPISRDSFIVVRVSSVLYSVVPPLLNPIIYSLRNEDVKMALKKLFKK